Proteins found in one Lutimonas zeaxanthinifaciens genomic segment:
- a CDS encoding universal stress protein has product MIKILVPVDFSSTSSNALLYALQLFGATSIEITLLHIFSSNPTTMSMKNIDDVIAKDSQRTMEKLVEKIRKDYPEVSFKTKILHDHAVSGITSLGNSGEYDFIVMGTKGASGLKEVFLGSVAGGVISKTSAPVLVVPDGFRFHHLDEIVIALSNKDISDSKLVDPVRTLAKLQQSKIKVLHVSEEKTESIENSLTMIKDLNPSIEYTFGTGDTNKDIHDYIVKNDSALFCLIRGHHKGFLNRIFQESVTLKQTFESPVPLLILHDLD; this is encoded by the coding sequence ATGATTAAAATTCTGGTTCCTGTAGATTTTTCCTCTACTTCGTCAAACGCACTATTATATGCCCTACAGCTTTTTGGTGCGACTTCAATAGAAATTACTTTACTGCACATCTTTAGTTCGAATCCAACCACAATGTCAATGAAAAATATTGATGACGTGATCGCGAAGGATTCCCAGCGAACAATGGAAAAGCTCGTTGAGAAGATTCGCAAGGATTATCCTGAGGTAAGCTTTAAAACAAAAATCCTCCACGACCATGCCGTATCTGGAATTACTTCCTTGGGCAATAGTGGAGAATATGATTTTATTGTTATGGGTACCAAGGGCGCAAGCGGACTCAAAGAAGTCTTTTTAGGAAGCGTTGCAGGCGGGGTAATTTCTAAAACTTCTGCCCCGGTTCTTGTGGTCCCGGATGGCTTTCGTTTTCATCATCTGGATGAGATCGTTATTGCGCTCAGTAATAAGGACATATCAGATTCGAAATTGGTTGACCCGGTTCGTACCCTGGCCAAATTACAACAGAGTAAAATCAAGGTACTGCATGTATCCGAAGAGAAAACAGAATCCATCGAGAACAGCCTCACAATGATTAAAGATCTGAATCCTTCTATTGAATACACTTTTGGAACAGGTGATACCAATAAGGATATTCACGATTATATTGTAAAGAATGACTCAGCACTGTTCTGTCTGATACGAGGCCATCATAAAGGATTTTTAAACAGAATCTTCCAAGAGAGCGTCACCTTAAAGCAAACCTTTGAGAGCCCTGTACCTTTACTTATTCTACATGATCTGGACTGA